A single window of Deinococcus reticulitermitis DNA harbors:
- a CDS encoding aldo/keto reductase family protein, translating to MEYRKLGRSGLKVSEVALGGWETYGINQDASKMVGEIVKAAYDEGVNFFDQADVYARGQSETLMGEVLREFPRHTLVISSKVFWPMSDDVNDRGLSRKHVLESIDKSLKRLGTDYLDIYFAHRYDPEVPMDEIVMAFDQVIRDGKALYWGTSMWPAARIAQAVEFAKAHGLHAPVTEQPEYSMIHRERVEGEILPYTEGAGIGLVVWSPLAMGLLTGKYDDGKPEGARLTEKENWGKNFLTEENIQKVRDLRPIADDLGVTRAQLALAWLLRQKGVSSVITGATRSEQIRDTVKASGVRLSEDVQRRIEEILQPS from the coding sequence ATGGAATACCGCAAACTTGGCAGGAGCGGGCTTAAGGTCTCGGAAGTCGCCCTGGGCGGCTGGGAAACCTACGGCATCAACCAGGACGCCTCCAAGATGGTGGGCGAGATCGTGAAGGCCGCCTACGACGAGGGCGTGAACTTCTTCGACCAGGCCGACGTGTACGCGCGCGGGCAGTCCGAGACGCTGATGGGGGAGGTTCTGAGGGAGTTTCCCCGCCACACGCTTGTGATCTCGAGCAAGGTCTTCTGGCCGATGAGCGACGACGTGAACGACCGGGGGCTCTCGCGCAAGCACGTGCTGGAGAGCATCGACAAGAGCCTGAAGCGCCTGGGCACCGACTATCTCGACATCTACTTCGCCCACCGCTACGACCCCGAAGTGCCGATGGACGAGATCGTGATGGCTTTCGATCAGGTGATCCGCGACGGCAAGGCGCTGTACTGGGGCACCTCGATGTGGCCTGCCGCCCGCATCGCGCAGGCCGTCGAGTTCGCCAAGGCCCACGGCCTGCACGCCCCGGTCACGGAGCAGCCCGAATACTCGATGATTCACCGCGAGCGCGTCGAGGGCGAGATTCTGCCCTATACCGAGGGCGCCGGCATCGGCCTCGTCGTGTGGAGCCCGCTGGCGATGGGCCTGCTGACCGGCAAGTACGACGACGGCAAGCCTGAAGGCGCGCGGCTCACTGAGAAGGAAAATTGGGGCAAGAACTTCCTGACCGAAGAGAACATCCAGAAGGTCCGGGACCTGCGGCCCATCGCCGACGACCTCGGCGTCACCCGCGCGCAACTCGCGCTCGCGTGGCTGCTGCGTCAGAAGGGCGTGAGCAGCGTGATCACCGGCGCCACTCGCAGCGAGCAGATTCGCGACACGGTGAAAGCCTCGGGCGTGCGCCTGAGCGAGGACGTGCAGCGCCGCATCGAGGAGATTCTCCAGCCGAGCTGA